The Pocillopora verrucosa isolate sample1 chromosome 14, ASM3666991v2, whole genome shotgun sequence genome has a segment encoding these proteins:
- the LOC131776593 gene encoding carbohydrate sulfotransferase 14-like, whose protein sequence is MRHKWKNVMTVSDIRGTNVINSVATSEQRLQSVRRVCGNTTKSWDSLSAKEKYILGSHILVDDKHRFLYCSIPKAACSNWKRVLMVLDGRATNISAVGKVQHSAFTRLKDFPPSVAKQKLREYYKFMFVREPFGRLLSAYKDKFVLNNTVFHKRYGTQIIRHMRKNAQANSTGDDVKIREFLQHVLDSHAEDMNEHWMPFYKLCQPCVVSYDFIGSMENLESDSTQVLKQLNVNEQVSFPRRQNFYRAGGQGYVKPEKYSHVPLDVKREVRKKYALDYEMFSYEMPN, encoded by the exons ATGCGACATAAATGGAAAAACGTCATGACTGTTTCTG ACATCAGAGGAACAAATGTAATTAATTCTGTA GCTACCAGTGAACAAAGACTGCAATCAGTGAGACGAGTATGCGGTAATACAACAAAGTCGTGGGATTCTCTCTCCgctaaagaaaaatatatcctTGGAAGTCACATTTTAGTAGATGACAAGCATAGATTTTTATATTGTTCCATACCGAAAGCTGCCTGCTCAAACTGGAAGAGAGTATTGATGGTGCTTGATGGTAGAGCAACCAACATCAGTGCAGTAGGGAAAGTACAACACAGTGCTTTCACAAGGCTGAAAGATTTTCCGCCATCGGTTGCTAAACAGAAACTTCGGGAGTACTATAAGTTCATGTTTGTGCGAGAACCTTTCGGAAGACTTCTATCAGCATACAAAGACAAGTTTGTCTTAAACAATACTGTTTTCCACAAAAGGTATGGGACACAGATAATACGACACATGCGAAAAAATGCTCAAGCAAATTCTACAGGAGATGATGTTAAAATAAGAGAATTTCTACAACATGTCTTGGACAGTCATGCGGAGGACATGAACGAACACTGGATGCCATTTTACAAGTTATGTCAGCCATGCGTTGTTTCTTATGACTTCATAGGATCCATGGAGAATCTGGAATCAGATTCTACTCAAGTTTTAAAACAGCTTAATGTTAATGAACAAGTCTCTTTCCCCAGACGACAAAATTTTTACCGGGCAGGGGGGCAAGGATATGTCAAACCCGAGAAATACTCACATGTACCCTTAGATGTGAAAAGAGAAGTTAGGAAAAAGTACGCTCTAGATTACGAAATGTTTTCATATGAAATGCCAAATTAA